Proteins encoded in a region of the Anopheles aquasalis chromosome 2, idAnoAquaMG_Q_19, whole genome shotgun sequence genome:
- the LOC126572794 gene encoding uncharacterized protein LOC126572794 — MHYSGAIVPNEMSNERETAFLKEELPKKVLCHSPELENDGVFSEVELTTPEHLDGFMSTIHKLSFQYHKHDGSDTRKLHLMVKVMKGNDEFRESSLAKIQFGNEIYIYTHVLPVFRDLVTGTEVSADWCPAVFFGEAGSFPSYSDQYETMLVLEDISPLGYVAGPRLNLEETHLRLMARNIASFHACTYALRIRKDPRLQQLIDGITPLDFVYGDKTFTSYDVLLRLGADRWYSYLDKHPELLEKPFFKMDMEQLRQRYETTPIQLMQKLLTRDDVFSAILHGDYNRNNVLFKLDNNGQPIALKMFDFQENRYATPAIDLAFFMYMSMTEELRERCWDSLLEEYHSTMLRSLAAILRVNEKDSLIDPYRFEPFLEHFKRHAVYGVFVTLHFLPWMMCSEEECEQLSFHFARDLHSKELAHWTLVCGGEEVDKRLAGVMQHASRKGYFAIVKEN; from the exons ATGCACTATTCGGGAGCAATCGTACCTAACGAGATGTCCAACGAGCGTGAAACGGCTTTCCTGAAAGAAGAACTTCCCAAGAAGGTTCTTTGCCATTCGCCGGAACTCGAAAACGATGGAGTGTTTTCAGAGGTGGAGCTCACAACTCCAGAACATTTGGATGGGTTTATGTCCACCATTCACAAGTTATCGTTTCAATACCATAAACACGATGGCAG TGATACGCGTAAATTACACCtaatggtgaaggtgatgaaagGCAATGATGAGTTTCGTGAATCTTCGCTGGCTAAAATACAATTCGGAAATGAAATCTACATTTACACGCACGTGCTCCCGGTATTCCGTGATCTAGTAACAGGCACAGAAGTTTCGGCAGACTGGTGTCCAGCAGTGTTCTTCGGCGAAGCTGGTTCCTTTCCTAGCTACAGTGATCAGTATGAAACGATGTTGGTGCTAGAGGACATATCACCCCTCGGTTATGTGGCCGGTCCTCGGTTGAATCTAGAAGAGACGCACCTTCGATTAATGGCTCGTAATATTGCATCATTCCATGCTTGCACGTACGCTCTGCGTATTCGGAAGGACCCTCGAttgcagcagctgatcgatggCATTACACCGCTCGACTTTGTGTATGGAGATAAAACGTTCACCAGCTATGATGTGCTGTTAAGACTAGGTGCTGACCGATGGTACAGCTACCTTGACAAACATCCAGAGTTGCTTGAGAAGCCGTTCTTCAAAATGGACATGGAGCAGTTGAGACAGCGCTATGAAACTACACCAATTCAATTAATGCAGAAACTGCTCACTCGTGATGATGTGTTTTCGGCCATTCTTCACGGTGACTACAATAGAAACAATGTTCTGTTTAAGCTAGATAACAATGGTCAACCGATCGCGCTAaagatgtttgattttcaagAAAATCGCTACGCCACGCCAGCCATTGATTTGGCCTTTTTCATGTACATGAGCATGACAGAAGAGCTGCGCGAGCGGTGCTGGGATAGTCTGTTAGAAGAATATCATAGCACAATGTTGCGTTCGTTGGCCGCGATACTGAGGGTAAACGAGAAGGACTCTCTTATCGATCCTTATCGGTTTGAGCCGTTCCTCGAACATTTCAAACGGCACGCAGTTTACGGTGTATTCGTGACGCTTCACTTTCTACCGTGGATGATGTGTTCTGAAGAAGAGTGTGAACAACTGTCGTTCCATTTCGCACGTGATCTTCACTCCAAGGAACTGGCCCACTGGACCCTAGTGTGCGGGGGAGAAGAAGTGGATAAACGACTCGCAGGGGTAATGCAGCATGCCAGCAGAAAAGGGTACTTTGCCATTGTTAAGGAGAATTAG